Sequence from the Chloroflexota bacterium genome:
CCTGTAGTGAAAATCGTCAAGCAACACCTCATACTCAAAGTCACGCAACCAGAAAATGAGGTTGCCAATCCTATAATAGTAACTCACCTTACGCAGCCAAGCAGACGGGGTTGAGTTCGCGCAACTTGGCGTAAGCGGCTTGAATGGCTTGCAAATAGAGCTTGGCTTTGAGGGCAAAATGGTTGAGTTGGGTGTCGCCTTTGAGCAGTTCAAGTTTGA
This genomic interval carries:
- a CDS encoding IS701 family transposase, encoding KLELLKGDTQLNHFALKAKLYLQAIQAAYAKLRELNPVCLAA